A DNA window from Streptomyces sp. CA-278952 contains the following coding sequences:
- a CDS encoding valine--tRNA ligase, which produces MTENTQQPSASNPELPTQYAPADVEGKLYERWVERGYFEADEHSDKPPYSIVIPPPNVTGSLHLGHAFEHTLIDALVRRKRMQGYEALYQPGMDHAGIATQNVVERELGKEGKSRHDLGREAFVERVWQWKNESGGQISGQMRRLGEGVAWSRERFTMDEGLSKAVQTVFKQMYDDGLIYRAERIINWCPRCLTAISDIEVEYQEDDGELVSMTYGDGDETIVVATTRAETMLGDTAVAVHPDDERYQHLVGKQISLPLTDRTIPVVADHHVDPEFGTGAVKVTPAHDPNDFEIGKRHDLPFLTVLDERAVITVPGPFQGLDRLEARSAIVAALRAEGRIVAEKRPYVHSVGHCSRCKTTIEPRLSLQWWVKVAPLAKAAGDAVRDGSVKIHPQEMEKRYFDWVDNLHDWTISRQLWWGHRIPVWYGPNGEVVCVGPDEAAPTGEGWTQDSDVLDTWFSSGLWPFSTLGWPERTDSLAKFYPNSVLVTGYDILFFWVARMMMFGLYVNDGVPPFSTIVLHGMVRDEHGKKMSKSFGNVVNPLDWMDKYGSDALRFTLARGANPGTDVPIGEEWVQGSAKFSNKIWNATRFALMNGATIEGDLPPVEEMSVTDRWILSRLNKTVADVDAFYDDFQFAKISESLRHFAWDEVFDWYVELSKTTFFAGGRPAEVSGRVLGEVLDVMLRLLHPIVPFVTEALWTALTGRESIVIAEWPGDSGFRDDAAEKEIELVQQVVTEVRRFRNDQGLQPGQKVPAELTLTGTELAPHEAAIRQLLRLQPAGDGFQATASLPVAGATVALDLSGTIDVPAERKRLTKDLEAARKEKAQAEGKLGNEAFLAKAPDNVVDKIRGRLSKAETDIERIGAQLAALPQS; this is translated from the coding sequence GTGACCGAGAACACTCAGCAGCCAAGCGCCAGCAACCCCGAACTGCCGACCCAGTACGCGCCGGCCGATGTAGAGGGGAAGTTGTACGAGCGCTGGGTGGAGCGCGGGTACTTCGAAGCCGACGAGCACAGCGACAAGCCGCCGTACAGCATCGTCATCCCGCCGCCGAACGTCACCGGATCCCTCCACCTGGGCCACGCCTTCGAGCACACCCTGATCGACGCCCTCGTCCGCCGGAAGCGGATGCAGGGCTACGAGGCGCTGTACCAGCCGGGCATGGACCACGCCGGCATCGCCACCCAGAACGTCGTCGAGCGCGAGCTCGGCAAGGAGGGCAAGTCCCGTCACGACCTGGGCCGTGAGGCCTTCGTCGAGCGCGTCTGGCAGTGGAAGAACGAGTCCGGCGGCCAGATCTCCGGCCAGATGCGCCGTCTCGGCGAGGGCGTCGCCTGGTCCCGTGAGCGCTTCACCATGGACGAGGGCCTGTCCAAGGCCGTCCAGACCGTCTTCAAGCAGATGTACGACGACGGGCTCATCTACCGCGCCGAGCGCATCATCAACTGGTGCCCCCGCTGTCTCACCGCGATCTCCGACATCGAGGTCGAGTACCAGGAGGACGACGGCGAGCTCGTCTCCATGACGTACGGGGACGGGGACGAGACCATCGTCGTCGCCACCACCCGCGCCGAGACGATGCTCGGTGACACCGCCGTCGCCGTCCACCCCGACGACGAGCGCTACCAGCACCTGGTCGGCAAGCAGATCAGCCTGCCGCTGACCGACCGGACCATCCCCGTCGTCGCCGACCACCACGTCGACCCGGAGTTCGGCACCGGCGCGGTCAAGGTGACGCCCGCCCACGACCCGAACGACTTCGAGATCGGCAAGCGCCACGACCTGCCGTTCCTCACGGTCCTGGACGAGCGCGCCGTCATCACGGTCCCCGGCCCCTTCCAGGGCCTGGACCGGCTGGAGGCCCGCTCCGCCATCGTTGCCGCCCTGCGCGCCGAGGGCCGGATCGTCGCCGAGAAGCGGCCCTACGTCCACTCCGTCGGGCACTGCTCGCGCTGCAAGACCACCATCGAGCCGCGCCTCTCCCTCCAGTGGTGGGTCAAGGTCGCCCCGCTCGCCAAGGCCGCGGGCGACGCGGTCCGCGACGGCAGCGTCAAGATCCACCCGCAGGAGATGGAGAAGCGCTACTTCGACTGGGTCGACAACCTCCACGACTGGACGATCTCGCGCCAGCTCTGGTGGGGCCACCGCATCCCCGTCTGGTACGGCCCGAACGGCGAGGTCGTCTGCGTCGGACCCGACGAGGCGGCGCCCACCGGCGAGGGCTGGACCCAGGACAGCGATGTCCTGGACACCTGGTTCTCCTCCGGCCTGTGGCCGTTCTCCACCCTCGGCTGGCCCGAACGGACCGACAGCCTCGCGAAGTTCTATCCGAACTCCGTCCTGGTCACCGGCTACGACATCCTCTTCTTCTGGGTCGCCCGGATGATGATGTTCGGCCTGTACGTCAACGACGGCGTCCCGCCGTTCTCCACCATCGTCCTGCACGGCATGGTCCGCGACGAGCACGGCAAGAAGATGTCGAAGTCCTTCGGCAACGTGGTCAACCCGCTGGACTGGATGGACAAGTACGGCTCCGACGCCCTGCGCTTCACCCTCGCGCGCGGCGCCAACCCCGGCACCGACGTGCCCATCGGCGAGGAGTGGGTCCAGGGCTCGGCGAAGTTCTCCAACAAGATCTGGAACGCCACCCGCTTCGCCCTGATGAACGGCGCCACGATCGAGGGCGACCTGCCCCCGGTCGAGGAGATGTCCGTCACCGACCGCTGGATCCTGTCCCGTCTGAACAAGACGGTCGCCGACGTCGACGCGTTCTACGACGACTTCCAGTTCGCCAAGATCAGCGAGTCGCTGCGCCACTTCGCGTGGGACGAGGTCTTCGACTGGTACGTCGAGCTGTCCAAGACCACGTTCTTCGCGGGCGGCCGCCCGGCCGAGGTCTCGGGCCGGGTCCTCGGCGAGGTCCTGGACGTGATGCTGCGGCTGCTGCACCCGATCGTCCCGTTCGTCACGGAGGCGCTGTGGACCGCGCTCACCGGGCGCGAGTCGATCGTCATCGCCGAGTGGCCGGGTGACTCCGGCTTCCGCGACGACGCGGCCGAGAAGGAGATCGAGCTGGTCCAGCAGGTCGTCACCGAGGTCCGCCGCTTCCGCAACGACCAGGGCCTCCAGCCGGGCCAGAAGGTCCCGGCCGAGCTGACCCTGACCGGCACGGAGCTCGCCCCGCACGAGGCGGCCATCCGCCAGCTCCTGCGGCTCCAGCCCGCCGGGGACGGCTTCCAGGCCACCGCGTCGCTCCCGGTCGCCGGGGCCACCGTCGCCCTGGACCTGTCCGGGACCATCGACGTGCCGGCCGAGCGCAAGCGCCTCACGAAGGACCTGGAGGCCGCGCGCAAGGAGAAGGCGCAGGCGGAGGGCAAGCTCGGCAACGAGGCCTTCCTGGCCAAGGCCCCGGACAACGTGGTCGACAAGATCCGCGGCCGGCTCTCCAAGGCCGAGACCGACATCGAGCGGATCGGCGCCCAGCTGGCGGCCCTCCCGCAGAGCTGA
- the folC gene encoding bifunctional tetrahydrofolate synthase/dihydrofolate synthase, whose amino-acid sequence MSKPRPSDRHDAPDPDDTFEEIVDEATQRDPDLAVIEAGSRTLRAHSGQPQGEAVPARPVDPETDKALRAVEQELAGRWGETKLEPSVTRIAALMDVLGEPQRAYPSIHITGTNGKTSTARMIEALLNAFELRTGRYTSPHVQSITERISLDGSPITPERFIETYEDVKPYVEMVDAQQPYRLSFFEVLTGMAYAAFADAPVDVAVVEVGMGGTWDATNVIDSTVAVVTPISLDHTDRLGTTPAEIAGEKSGVIKQGATVILAQQPVDAAQVMLKKAVEVDATVAREGMEFGVVSREIAVGGQLLTLRGLGGAATEYTDIFLPLYGAHQAHNAAVALAAVEAFFGIGAEQARSLDIDAIRKAFASVLSPGRLEVVRSSPTVVLDAAHNPAGAKAAADGVSEAFSFSRLIGVVGTSGDKDARGLLEAFEPIFAEIVVTQNSTARAMDADELAAIAVEVFGDDRVQVEPRLDDALEAAITLAEEEDEYAGAGVLVTGSVITVGEARLLLGRG is encoded by the coding sequence GTGAGTAAGCCCCGCCCTTCAGACCGGCACGACGCGCCCGATCCCGACGACACCTTCGAGGAGATCGTCGACGAGGCGACCCAGCGCGACCCCGACCTGGCGGTGATCGAGGCCGGGAGCCGCACCCTGCGCGCCCACTCGGGCCAGCCCCAGGGCGAAGCGGTCCCGGCCCGCCCGGTCGACCCCGAGACCGACAAGGCGCTGCGCGCGGTGGAGCAGGAGCTCGCCGGACGCTGGGGCGAGACCAAGCTGGAGCCGTCCGTCACGCGCATCGCCGCGCTGATGGACGTCCTCGGCGAGCCGCAGCGCGCCTATCCCTCCATCCACATCACCGGCACCAACGGCAAGACCAGCACGGCCCGCATGATCGAGGCCCTGCTCAACGCCTTCGAGCTGCGCACCGGCCGCTACACCTCCCCGCACGTCCAGTCGATCACCGAGCGGATCAGCCTCGACGGGTCCCCGATCACACCCGAGCGCTTCATCGAGACGTACGAGGACGTCAAGCCGTACGTCGAGATGGTCGACGCCCAGCAGCCCTACCGGCTCTCCTTCTTCGAGGTCCTCACCGGCATGGCGTACGCGGCCTTCGCCGACGCGCCCGTCGACGTGGCGGTCGTCGAGGTCGGCATGGGCGGCACCTGGGACGCGACGAACGTCATCGACTCCACGGTCGCCGTTGTCACCCCCATCTCGCTGGACCACACCGACCGGCTCGGCACCACGCCGGCCGAGATCGCCGGCGAGAAGTCCGGGGTCATCAAGCAGGGCGCCACGGTCATCCTGGCGCAGCAGCCGGTGGACGCCGCGCAGGTGATGCTCAAGAAGGCCGTCGAGGTCGACGCCACCGTGGCCCGCGAGGGCATGGAGTTCGGCGTCGTCTCCCGCGAGATCGCGGTCGGCGGGCAGCTGCTGACGCTGCGCGGGCTGGGCGGTGCGGCCACCGAGTACACGGACATCTTCCTTCCGCTGTACGGGGCCCACCAGGCGCACAACGCGGCGGTCGCGCTCGCCGCCGTCGAGGCGTTCTTCGGTATCGGCGCCGAGCAGGCCCGCTCCCTCGACATCGACGCGATCCGCAAGGCGTTCGCCTCGGTGCTCTCGCCCGGCCGCCTGGAGGTCGTGCGCTCCAGCCCGACCGTCGTGCTGGACGCCGCGCACAACCCGGCGGGGGCCAAGGCGGCGGCGGACGGCGTCTCCGAGGCGTTCAGCTTCTCCCGGCTGATCGGCGTGGTCGGCACGAGCGGTGACAAGGACGCCCGCGGGCTCCTGGAGGCCTTCGAGCCGATCTTCGCCGAGATCGTCGTCACGCAGAACTCCACCGCCCGCGCGATGGACGCGGACGAACTGGCCGCGATCGCCGTCGAGGTCTTCGGCGACGACCGGGTCCAGGTCGAGCCGCGGCTCGACGACGCGCTGGAGGCGGCGATCACGCTGGCCGAGGAAGAGGACGAGTACGCGGGCGCCGGGGTGCTGGTGACCGGATCCGTGATCACGGTCGGCGAAGCCCGGCTGCTGCTGGGAAGGGGCTGA
- a CDS encoding DUF4233 domain-containing protein, whose product MRTLCASTLIGEFFVIGFAGLVAMKLDDTSMAVVWTVCGIGMVLSVLLCGMITRPGGVQLGWALQVALVLSGFVVPTMFILGLAFGGLWWASIHYGRKIDEAKADWAARQEAEEATA is encoded by the coding sequence ATGCGGACGCTCTGCGCCTCGACGCTGATCGGTGAGTTCTTCGTGATCGGCTTCGCCGGTCTCGTCGCGATGAAGCTGGACGACACCTCCATGGCCGTGGTCTGGACGGTGTGCGGCATCGGCATGGTCCTCTCCGTGCTGCTGTGCGGGATGATCACCCGGCCCGGCGGTGTCCAGCTGGGCTGGGCGCTCCAGGTCGCCCTGGTCCTGAGCGGGTTCGTGGTCCCGACGATGTTCATCCTGGGCCTGGCCTTCGGCGGTCTGTGGTGGGCCTCGATCCACTACGGGCGCAAGATCGACGAGGCCAAGGCCGACTGGGCCGCCCGGCAGGAAGCCGAAGAGGCCACGGCCTGA
- the ndk gene encoding nucleoside-diphosphate kinase, which yields MTQRTLVLLKPDAVRRGLIGEIVGRIERKADWRITALELRTLDHETLEQHYGEHKGRPFYEPLMEFMRSGPVVALVAEGERVIEGVRTLAGPTDPIAAAPGSIRGDFGTITRENLIHASDSEESAERELKLFFPGLS from the coding sequence ATGACTCAGCGCACTCTCGTCCTGCTCAAGCCCGACGCGGTCCGCCGTGGCCTGATCGGCGAGATCGTCGGCCGCATCGAGCGCAAGGCGGACTGGCGGATCACCGCGCTGGAGCTGCGCACCCTGGACCACGAGACGCTGGAGCAGCACTACGGCGAGCACAAGGGCCGCCCGTTCTACGAGCCGCTCATGGAGTTCATGCGGTCCGGCCCCGTCGTCGCCCTGGTGGCCGAAGGTGAGCGGGTCATCGAGGGTGTCCGCACCCTGGCCGGCCCCACCGACCCGATCGCCGCCGCGCCCGGGTCCATCCGTGGTGACTTCGGCACGATCACCCGCGAGAACCTCATCCACGCCTCGGACTCCGAGGAGTCCGCGGAGCGAGAACTGAAGCTTTTCTTTCCGGGACTTTCCTGA
- a CDS encoding rod shape-determining protein, giving the protein MSFIGRDMAIDLGTANTLVYVRGRGIVLNEPSVVAINTNTGGILAVGSEAKKMIGRTPGNIVAVRPLKDGVIADFEITERMLRYFILKIHKRRYLARPRVVVCVPSGITGVERRAVIEASTQAGARQVHIIEEPMAAAIGSGLPVHEATGNMVVDIGGGTTEVAVISLGGIVTAQSIRTAGDELDNAIIQHIKKEYSLLLGERSAEQIKITIGSAFDLEKDEHTEIRGRDLVSGLPKTVVISAAEVRKAIEEPVNAIVDAVKTTLDKCPPELSGDIMDRGIVLTGGGALLRGLDERLRHETGMPIHIAEDPLDSVALGSGKCVEEFEALQQVLDAQPRR; this is encoded by the coding sequence ATGTCGTTCATCGGCCGTGACATGGCTATCGACCTCGGGACTGCCAACACGCTGGTGTACGTCAGGGGGCGCGGCATCGTTCTGAACGAGCCGTCCGTCGTGGCCATCAACACCAACACCGGCGGAATTCTGGCGGTCGGCTCCGAGGCCAAGAAGATGATCGGGCGCACACCGGGCAACATCGTTGCCGTGCGGCCTCTGAAGGACGGCGTGATCGCCGACTTCGAGATCACCGAGCGGATGCTCCGCTACTTCATCCTCAAGATCCACAAGCGTCGCTACCTGGCCCGCCCCCGTGTCGTCGTCTGTGTGCCCTCCGGTATCACCGGGGTCGAGCGCCGCGCCGTCATCGAGGCGTCCACGCAGGCCGGCGCGCGCCAGGTGCACATCATCGAGGAGCCCATGGCCGCCGCCATCGGCTCCGGCCTGCCGGTCCACGAGGCCACCGGGAACATGGTCGTCGACATCGGCGGCGGCACCACCGAGGTCGCCGTGATCTCGCTCGGCGGCATCGTCACCGCGCAGTCGATCCGGACCGCCGGTGACGAGCTGGACAACGCGATCATCCAGCACATCAAGAAGGAGTACTCGCTCCTCCTCGGTGAGAGGTCCGCGGAACAGATCAAGATCACCATCGGTTCGGCGTTCGACCTGGAGAAGGACGAGCACACCGAGATCCGCGGCCGCGACCTGGTGTCCGGGCTGCCCAAGACGGTCGTCATCTCGGCCGCCGAGGTCCGCAAGGCCATCGAGGAACCGGTCAACGCGATCGTCGACGCCGTGAAGACGACGCTCGACAAGTGCCCGCCCGAGCTGTCCGGCGACATCATGGACCGCGGCATCGTCCTCACCGGCGGCGGCGCGCTGCTGCGCGGACTGGACGAGCGGCTGCGCCACGAGACGGGCATGCCGATCCACATCGCCGAGGACCCGCTGGACTCGGTGGCGCTCGGCTCCGGCAAGTGCGTCGAGGAGTTCGAGGCGCTCCAGCAGGTGCTGGACGCCCAGCCCCGCCGCTAG
- the mreC gene encoding rod shape-determining protein MreC produces the protein MRDTRESRLLLVLLIAIAFALITVDIRGGEESPVDGARQAAATVFGPVENGVAAAVDPVGNAIGAVRDSGNRHDRISTLEQENAALKAKLGSDDRTNSRVRQLDAMLKNAGAGQYGIKGAEVIAIGAAQGFSWTVTIDAGANDGIRRDMTVLNGEGLVGRVTTVGPNTATVLLANDPDFTVGTRMEKTDELGFATGQGSRPLAVQFLNGKAKVKAGDRLVTFGSSKDKPFVPGVPVGEVVRVDPSGGALTRTVYVKPYVGFTKLDIVGVVVQAPREDPRDMVLPKQPAKKKPKPTPTVTVTVQPNGDLVDGSGKVVGNVNEQPGGDAGDAAGDQQGNAQPDNAANDQE, from the coding sequence GTGAGGGACACACGAGAGAGCCGGCTGCTCCTGGTGCTGCTGATCGCCATCGCATTCGCCCTGATCACGGTGGATATCCGAGGCGGCGAGGAGTCACCGGTCGACGGCGCGAGGCAGGCCGCGGCCACCGTCTTCGGACCGGTCGAGAACGGCGTGGCAGCAGCGGTCGACCCGGTGGGCAACGCCATAGGCGCGGTACGGGACTCCGGCAACCGGCACGACCGCATCTCCACCCTGGAGCAGGAGAACGCCGCGCTGAAGGCCAAGCTCGGCAGCGACGACCGCACCAACAGCCGGGTCCGCCAGCTCGACGCCATGCTGAAGAACGCGGGCGCCGGACAGTACGGCATCAAGGGCGCCGAGGTCATCGCCATAGGAGCGGCCCAGGGCTTCTCCTGGACGGTCACCATCGACGCCGGGGCCAACGACGGCATCCGCCGCGACATGACCGTCCTCAACGGGGAGGGGCTGGTCGGCCGGGTCACCACCGTCGGCCCCAACACCGCGACGGTCCTGCTCGCCAACGACCCCGACTTCACCGTCGGCACCCGGATGGAGAAGACCGACGAGCTCGGCTTCGCCACCGGCCAGGGCTCGCGCCCGCTGGCGGTGCAGTTCCTCAACGGCAAGGCCAAGGTGAAGGCCGGCGACCGGCTGGTCACCTTCGGCTCCAGCAAGGACAAGCCCTTCGTGCCCGGCGTCCCGGTCGGCGAGGTCGTCCGCGTCGACCCCTCCGGCGGCGCGCTGACCCGGACCGTCTACGTGAAGCCGTACGTCGGGTTCACCAAGCTCGACATCGTCGGCGTCGTCGTCCAGGCCCCCCGCGAGGACCCGCGCGACATGGTCCTGCCCAAGCAGCCGGCCAAGAAGAAGCCGAAGCCGACCCCCACGGTCACCGTCACGGTCCAGCCCAACGGGGACCTGGTGGACGGATCCGGCAAGGTCGTCGGCAACGTCAACGAGCAGCCCGGCGGCGACGCCGGTGACGCGGCAGGCGACCAGCAGGGCAACGCCCAACCCGACAACGCGGCCAACGACCAGGAGTAG
- the mreD gene encoding rod shape-determining protein MreD, producing MRINRTLLSIVLVVVALVVQVSVLARLQLPGAVPDLLLLTVLGLAFVYGPVSGSLIGFGAGLLADLAPPADHAVGRYALVLCVIGYLAGLARPENGQLKSAFAPMAVVVAAAIGSTLLYAGVGALVGDTAARHVGLGSLLFTAAIYDLLLAPFVVPLIMALARRTENDPLAEASSGGNDVAAGWLASGTGLRIGNQRGGLRVKAARNRAARAGRIKGVKRL from the coding sequence ATGCGCATCAACCGGACTCTGCTCTCGATCGTCCTGGTCGTCGTCGCCCTCGTCGTCCAGGTCTCCGTCCTCGCCCGCCTCCAGCTCCCCGGGGCCGTCCCCGACCTGCTGCTCCTCACCGTCCTCGGCCTCGCCTTCGTGTACGGGCCGGTCAGCGGCTCCCTCATCGGCTTCGGCGCGGGTCTCCTCGCGGACCTCGCCCCGCCCGCCGACCACGCCGTCGGACGCTACGCCCTGGTGCTCTGCGTCATCGGCTACCTCGCGGGCCTGGCCCGGCCGGAGAACGGGCAGCTGAAGTCGGCCTTCGCCCCGATGGCCGTGGTCGTGGCCGCCGCGATCGGCTCGACCCTGCTGTACGCGGGCGTCGGCGCGCTCGTCGGCGACACCGCCGCCCGCCATGTGGGCCTGGGCAGCCTGCTGTTCACGGCCGCGATCTACGACCTGCTGCTGGCGCCCTTCGTCGTGCCGCTCATCATGGCGCTGGCCAGACGCACCGAGAACGATCCGCTCGCCGAGGCCTCGTCCGGCGGCAACGACGTCGCCGCCGGCTGGCTCGCCTCGGGCACCGGTCTGCGGATCGGCAACCAGCGTGGCGGCCTGCGCGTCAAGGCCGCCCGCAACCGCGCCGCCCGCGCGGGCAGGATCAAGGGGGTCAAGCGACTGTGA
- the mrdA gene encoding penicillin-binding protein 2 → MSNIPETGRTQRVQIRLIVIQVLVFSLLLTLGGRLWYLQIRNGDEYTAEAAGNGVQQVVQPAVRGSILDARGVPLADNETRLVVSASRTELLKMKDDGVGVLTRLADVLDMNAEEVRDKVRLCDSKTPQPCWNGSPYQPIPVTDEATTQQALQIRERAEDFPGITAEPTAVRRYAAPGKARTAQVLGYLSPVTDEEIQKAQDGPSPYLRSDQVGRSGLERTYDQELRGKAGVTRYEVDNLGRVMGEAENDPAVSGSTLVTSLDARVQAVAEYELAQAMKTARQETDKITGRKYEADSGAVVVMESKTGRVVSMASQPDYDPNAWVGGISGKQYAKLTSKKSNYPLLNRGIQGQAPAGSIFKVVSASAAVRAGHDFDDLYQCSSSYSLGSQTFANFESQGHGPITLGDALKYSCNTVFYRLGHEEWARDGGIKPKKDANDWFYRTARDFGLGSETGIDLPNEVKGRIPDRQWKQDFWEANKDAWCKEGKKGGTYVQQIAYESCLEGNQLKAYDSINYSIGQGDVLVTPIQMATAYAAISNGGTLHEPTVGKAVISPDGKTVQEIKPKASGKLPVNAQTIKDLDKGLRSVVEPGGTAAWRFGGWPQDKIPMRAKTGTAQVYGKQTTGWFATYTDDYTIVMTISQGGTGSGSAGPAVRNIYNALYGLDAEGNQDKKKALLPKPQKALPKIQPDGSIYAPKVKPYDPTPAVPGEQPGGQEPQLPLPPGGQPGLTGSPASNGRQP, encoded by the coding sequence GTGAGCAACATTCCCGAGACCGGGCGGACCCAGCGGGTCCAGATCCGGCTCATCGTCATCCAGGTCCTCGTCTTCTCGCTGCTGCTCACCCTCGGCGGGCGCCTGTGGTACCTCCAGATCCGCAACGGCGACGAGTACACCGCCGAAGCCGCGGGCAACGGTGTGCAGCAGGTCGTCCAGCCCGCCGTGCGCGGCTCGATCCTCGACGCCCGCGGCGTGCCGCTCGCCGACAACGAGACCCGCCTCGTCGTCTCCGCTAGCCGCACCGAGCTGCTGAAGATGAAGGACGACGGCGTCGGGGTCCTCACCCGCCTCGCCGACGTCCTGGACATGAACGCCGAGGAGGTCCGGGACAAGGTCCGCCTCTGCGACTCCAAGACCCCCCAGCCCTGCTGGAACGGATCGCCGTACCAGCCGATCCCGGTCACCGACGAGGCCACCACCCAGCAGGCCCTCCAGATCCGCGAGCGCGCCGAGGACTTCCCCGGCATCACCGCCGAACCCACCGCCGTACGCCGCTACGCCGCACCCGGCAAGGCGAGGACCGCGCAGGTCCTCGGCTATCTCTCGCCGGTCACCGACGAGGAGATCCAGAAGGCGCAGGACGGCCCCTCGCCCTACCTGCGCTCCGACCAGGTCGGCCGCTCCGGCCTGGAGCGCACGTACGACCAGGAGCTGCGCGGCAAGGCGGGCGTCACCCGCTACGAGGTCGACAACCTCGGCCGCGTCATGGGCGAGGCCGAGAACGACCCGGCGGTCTCCGGCTCCACCCTCGTCACCAGCCTCGACGCACGCGTGCAGGCGGTGGCCGAGTACGAGCTGGCCCAGGCGATGAAGACCGCCCGCCAGGAGACCGACAAGATCACCGGCCGGAAGTACGAGGCCGACTCCGGCGCCGTCGTCGTCATGGAGTCGAAGACCGGCCGCGTCGTGTCGATGGCCTCCCAGCCCGACTACGACCCCAACGCCTGGGTCGGCGGTATCTCCGGCAAGCAGTACGCCAAGCTCACGAGCAAGAAGTCCAACTACCCGCTGCTCAACCGGGGCATCCAGGGCCAGGCCCCCGCCGGCTCGATCTTCAAGGTGGTGTCGGCGAGCGCGGCCGTGCGCGCCGGTCACGACTTCGACGACCTCTACCAGTGCAGCAGCTCCTACAGCCTGGGCAGCCAGACCTTCGCGAACTTCGAGTCCCAGGGCCATGGGCCCATCACCCTCGGCGACGCGCTCAAGTACTCCTGCAACACCGTCTTCTACCGTCTCGGCCACGAGGAGTGGGCGCGTGACGGCGGCATAAAGCCGAAGAAGGACGCCAACGACTGGTTCTACCGCACCGCCCGTGACTTCGGGCTCGGCTCCGAGACCGGCATCGACCTGCCCAACGAGGTCAAGGGCCGCATCCCGGACCGCCAGTGGAAGCAGGACTTCTGGGAGGCCAACAAGGACGCCTGGTGCAAGGAGGGCAAGAAGGGCGGCACCTACGTCCAGCAGATCGCGTACGAGAGCTGCCTCGAAGGCAACCAGCTCAAGGCCTACGACAGCATCAACTACTCGATCGGCCAGGGTGACGTGCTCGTCACGCCCATCCAGATGGCCACCGCCTACGCCGCCATCAGCAACGGCGGGACCCTCCACGAGCCCACCGTCGGCAAGGCCGTGATCAGCCCCGACGGCAAGACCGTCCAGGAGATCAAGCCCAAGGCCAGCGGCAAGCTGCCGGTCAACGCCCAGACCATCAAGGACCTCGACAAGGGGCTCCGCTCGGTGGTCGAGCCCGGCGGCACCGCCGCCTGGCGGTTCGGCGGCTGGCCGCAGGACAAGATCCCGATGCGCGCCAAGACCGGCACCGCCCAGGTGTACGGCAAGCAGACCACCGGATGGTTCGCGACCTACACCGACGACTACACGATCGTCATGACGATCTCCCAGGGCGGCACCGGCTCCGGCTCCGCCGGACCCGCCGTCCGCAATATCTACAACGCGCTCTACGGCCTCGACGCCGAGGGCAACCAGGACAAGAAGAAGGCCCTGCTGCCGAAGCCCCAGAAGGCGCTGCCGAAGATCCAGCCCGACGGCTCGATCTACGCCCCCAAGGTCAAGCCCTACGACCCCACTCCGGCCGTGCCCGGGGAGCAGCCGGGCGGACAGGAACCCCAGCTGCCCCTGCCGCCCGGAGGCCAGCCCGGACTCACCGGATCGCCGGCGTCGAACGGGAGGCAGCCCTGA